From a single Microbacterium murale genomic region:
- the argG gene encoding argininosuccinate synthase → MSKVLQSLPVGERVGIAFSGGLDTSVAVAWMRDKGAIPCTYTGDLGQPDEDDIDAIPGRALEYGAEIARIVDAKTALVEEGFVALQCGAFHIRSGGKTYFNTTPLGRAVTGTMLVRAMKEDGVDIWGDGSTYKGNDIERFYRYGLLANPRLRVYKPWLDADFVTELGGRKEMSEWLVEHGFPYRDSAEKAYSTDANIWGATHEAKTLEHLNVSLETVDPIMGVKFWDPSVAIETEDVAVTFEAGRPVAINGVEYTDPVALVNEANTIGGRHGLGMSDQIENRIIEAKSRGIYEAPAMALLFIAYERLVNGILNEDTLATYHEQGRRLGRLMYEGRWLEPQSLMLRESIQRWVGLTISGTVTIRLRRGDDWTILDTTSANLSYGPEKLSMERVGDAAFGPVDRIGQLTMRNLDIADSRSRLEQYASLGLVGGATGELVGRVTAGEASEITGSVEDTDEKLADAVDTASEGAAFDSGTD, encoded by the coding sequence ATGTCCAAGGTCCTCCAGTCCCTGCCCGTCGGCGAGCGCGTCGGCATCGCTTTCTCCGGAGGACTCGACACCTCCGTCGCCGTCGCATGGATGCGCGACAAGGGCGCGATCCCCTGCACGTACACGGGCGACCTCGGGCAGCCCGACGAGGATGACATCGATGCGATCCCGGGCCGCGCGCTCGAGTACGGCGCAGAGATCGCGCGCATCGTCGACGCGAAGACCGCCCTCGTCGAAGAAGGCTTCGTCGCGCTGCAGTGCGGCGCGTTCCACATCCGCTCCGGCGGCAAGACGTACTTCAACACCACCCCCCTCGGCCGCGCAGTGACGGGCACCATGCTCGTGCGCGCTATGAAGGAGGACGGCGTCGACATCTGGGGCGACGGTTCCACCTACAAGGGCAACGACATCGAGCGGTTCTACCGCTACGGCCTGCTCGCCAACCCGCGCCTGCGCGTGTACAAGCCATGGCTCGACGCCGACTTCGTCACCGAGCTCGGCGGCCGCAAGGAGATGAGCGAGTGGCTGGTGGAGCACGGCTTCCCCTACCGCGACTCGGCGGAGAAGGCGTACTCCACTGATGCCAACATCTGGGGCGCCACTCACGAGGCGAAGACCCTCGAGCACCTGAACGTCTCCCTCGAGACCGTCGACCCGATCATGGGCGTGAAGTTCTGGGACCCCTCTGTCGCGATCGAGACCGAAGATGTCGCCGTGACCTTCGAGGCAGGTCGCCCCGTCGCCATCAACGGCGTCGAGTACACCGACCCGGTGGCGCTCGTGAACGAGGCGAACACGATCGGCGGACGCCACGGCCTCGGCATGAGCGATCAGATCGAGAACCGCATCATCGAGGCGAAGTCGCGCGGCATCTATGAGGCCCCCGCCATGGCGCTGCTCTTCATCGCGTACGAGCGACTCGTCAACGGCATCCTGAACGAAGACACCCTCGCGACGTATCACGAGCAGGGCCGCCGTCTCGGACGCCTCATGTACGAGGGACGCTGGCTCGAGCCGCAGTCGCTCATGCTGCGCGAGTCGATCCAGCGCTGGGTCGGACTCACGATCTCCGGCACGGTCACGATCCGCCTGCGTCGCGGCGACGACTGGACGATCCTCGACACCACCAGTGCGAACCTCTCCTATGGCCCGGAGAAGCTGTCGATGGAGCGTGTCGGCGACGCCGCATTCGGCCCGGTCGACCGCATCGGCCAATTGACGATGCGCAACCTCGACATCGCAGACTCGCGTTCGCGCCTCGAGCAGTACGCGAGCCTCGGCCTCGTCGGCGGCGCCACGGGCGAGCTCGTCGGACGTGTGACTGCGGGCGAAGCATCCGAGATCACCGGATCGGTCGAAGACACCGACGAGAAACTGGCGGATGCCGTAGACACCGCATCCGAGGGCGCGGCCTTCGACTCCGGCACCGACTGA
- a CDS encoding ZIP family metal transporter: MSEAILWGAVAAAPLFVGAVLALLRTWPPKWLGIVLGFGAGALMASIAFELWEEGLQLGGPIPLVVGVAAGALCYYIADRIVESRASAKKGAAGGPLAVGALLDGIPEQLVLGIGLASGEGVSTALVIAIVVSNLPESIGSAADLLEGGMKRSRVLSLWAGVAVVCAIATIAGYALADAVSPEFRAGASGFAAGALLVMLVDSMVPDAQSKAKESTGLATVLGFALAAGLSLGG, from the coding sequence ATGAGCGAGGCGATCTTGTGGGGCGCGGTCGCGGCCGCGCCGCTGTTCGTCGGCGCGGTTCTCGCGCTGCTGCGCACCTGGCCGCCCAAGTGGCTCGGGATCGTGCTCGGGTTCGGCGCCGGAGCCCTCATGGCATCCATCGCCTTCGAATTGTGGGAGGAGGGCCTGCAGCTCGGCGGACCGATCCCGCTCGTCGTCGGTGTCGCGGCGGGTGCGCTCTGCTACTACATCGCCGATCGGATCGTCGAGAGTCGCGCGTCGGCGAAGAAGGGAGCCGCCGGCGGCCCGTTGGCGGTGGGTGCCTTACTCGACGGCATCCCCGAACAGCTCGTCCTCGGCATCGGCCTGGCCTCAGGTGAAGGCGTGAGCACCGCTCTCGTCATCGCGATCGTCGTCTCCAACCTGCCCGAGTCGATCGGGTCCGCCGCCGACCTGCTCGAAGGCGGAATGAAGCGGTCGCGAGTGCTGTCGTTGTGGGCGGGCGTCGCCGTGGTCTGTGCGATCGCGACGATCGCCGGTTACGCGCTCGCGGATGCCGTGAGCCCCGAGTTCCGCGCCGGAGCGAGCGGCTTCGCTGCCGGTGCCCTGCTCGTCATGCTCGTCGACTCGATGGTGCCCGATGCGCAGTCCAAGGCCAAGGAGTCGACGGGGCTGGCCACGGTGCTCGGCTTCGCGCTCGCTGCTGGGCTCTCGCTCGGGGGTTGA
- a CDS encoding vWA domain-containing protein codes for MIFQPVLNVFLLVLLFAPVAFVVVWMLVKAVRPQAGAADVGTGASPVIWGLRLLMLLACFMMLLRPGIPGGATETLATDTDILIVVDTTASIVAEDWDGDGQRLDGVRADVQSIVDEYPGARFALISFDAAAELRLPLTTDATALVSSLEVLRPEVTAQSQGSSIGIASTMVEETLKAAAESAPDRSRMVFYLGDGEQTVSTDPESFSASAEYTDGGAVLGYGTSEGGPMKVTSGSVSSDEGGEYIEYQGEQAMSVIDEANLQTIAEDLGVEYQLRSADTPIELPEAPTTTTNYTESGSVGNVIELYWIFALVMVLLLGVEIARATILIAQMRGLATRGGDA; via the coding sequence GTGATCTTCCAACCCGTGCTCAACGTATTCCTCCTCGTGCTGCTGTTCGCACCTGTCGCCTTCGTCGTCGTCTGGATGCTGGTGAAGGCGGTTCGCCCTCAGGCCGGCGCAGCGGATGTCGGCACCGGCGCTTCACCCGTCATCTGGGGGCTGCGCCTGTTGATGCTGCTGGCCTGCTTCATGATGCTGCTGCGCCCCGGCATCCCCGGCGGGGCGACCGAGACCCTCGCGACCGACACCGACATCCTGATCGTCGTCGACACCACCGCGAGCATCGTGGCCGAGGACTGGGACGGCGACGGGCAGCGGCTCGACGGCGTCCGCGCCGACGTGCAGTCGATCGTCGACGAGTACCCCGGCGCGCGCTTCGCGCTGATCAGCTTCGACGCCGCCGCCGAGCTGCGACTGCCGCTGACGACAGACGCCACTGCACTCGTCTCGTCGCTCGAGGTCCTGCGTCCCGAGGTCACCGCGCAGTCGCAGGGGAGCTCGATCGGCATCGCGAGCACCATGGTCGAGGAGACCCTGAAAGCCGCCGCGGAGTCGGCCCCCGATCGCTCGCGGATGGTCTTCTACCTGGGCGACGGCGAGCAGACGGTCAGCACCGACCCCGAGTCGTTCTCCGCCAGCGCCGAGTACACCGACGGTGGCGCCGTGCTCGGCTACGGCACCAGCGAGGGCGGCCCGATGAAGGTCACCTCCGGGAGCGTGTCGTCCGACGAGGGCGGCGAGTACATCGAGTACCAGGGTGAGCAGGCGATGTCGGTGATCGATGAGGCCAATCTGCAGACCATCGCCGAGGACCTCGGCGTGGAATACCAGCTGCGCTCCGCCGACACCCCCATCGAGTTGCCGGAGGCCCCGACCACGACGACGAACTACACCGAATCCGGCTCGGTCGGAAACGTCATCGAGCTGTACTGGATCTTCGCCCTCGTGATGGTGCTCCTACTCGGCGTCGAGATCGCACGCGCCACGATCCTCATCGCGCAGATGCGCGGACTCGCCACCAGGGGAGGTGACGCATGA
- a CDS encoding VWA domain-containing protein yields MALANWWIILIAVAVVVIAIGVGLFIGLRRGARHREQQSAPIARAERLRALPSFQHAVRRRTVALAGVLALGVLASVIGGVVAARPMASETIQPVNTSRDIMLCLDVSGSMSEVDIEVLSVFEELLDGFEGERIGLTIFNSSPVQVFPLTDDYEFIRTHLQSIRESFDYVEEIPEHWVGTLNGPGASLIGDGLASCAMRFDHLDDERSRSIILATDNEVNGDSIVTLEEASNYAASAGVRVFALNPVQGVDTDISQELVTAAETTGGKAYGLRDTTTVSDIIEDVQEQEATELRGQAQVVWTDNPNLWIAVLLVAALGFLVLLWRVRL; encoded by the coding sequence ATGGCACTAGCGAACTGGTGGATCATCCTCATCGCGGTCGCCGTCGTCGTGATCGCGATCGGTGTCGGGCTCTTCATCGGCCTCCGCCGGGGCGCCCGTCATCGCGAACAGCAGAGCGCCCCGATCGCACGGGCGGAGCGACTGCGCGCACTGCCGTCGTTCCAGCACGCCGTCCGGCGCCGCACCGTGGCCCTCGCGGGTGTGCTCGCTCTCGGTGTGCTCGCCAGCGTGATCGGCGGGGTCGTGGCCGCGCGGCCGATGGCATCCGAAACGATCCAGCCGGTCAACACCAGCCGCGACATCATGCTCTGCCTCGATGTCTCAGGATCGATGAGCGAGGTGGACATCGAGGTTCTCAGCGTGTTCGAGGAGCTGCTCGACGGCTTCGAGGGCGAGCGCATCGGCCTGACGATCTTCAACAGCTCCCCGGTGCAGGTGTTCCCCCTCACCGACGACTACGAGTTCATCCGCACGCATCTGCAGAGCATCCGCGAGAGCTTCGACTACGTCGAGGAGATTCCGGAGCACTGGGTCGGCACGCTCAACGGGCCAGGCGCCTCGCTGATCGGCGATGGGCTCGCATCCTGCGCCATGCGGTTCGATCACCTCGATGACGAACGCTCGCGTTCGATCATCCTCGCCACCGACAACGAGGTGAACGGCGACTCGATCGTCACGCTCGAGGAAGCGTCGAACTACGCCGCATCCGCCGGCGTGCGCGTCTTCGCACTCAACCCCGTGCAGGGCGTGGACACCGACATCAGCCAGGAACTCGTCACGGCCGCCGAGACGACCGGCGGGAAGGCCTACGGCCTGCGCGACACCACGACCGTGTCCGACATCATCGAAGACGTCCAGGAGCAGGAGGCCACCGAGCTGCGCGGTCAGGCACAGGTGGTGTGGACCGACAACCCGAACCTCTGGATCGCGGTGCTGCTGGTCGCGGCCCTCGGCTTCCTGGTGCTGCTGTGGAGGGTCAGACTGTGA